One Rubrobacter calidifluminis DNA window includes the following coding sequences:
- a CDS encoding MDR family MFS transporter, protein MRGGNFDRRVWLLTGAMLAFRFGQGLYYPFSTIYFHDVVGIPLSLVGVGLGVLAAASVLSGLFSGPLSDRHGRRPLMLLSLAGSAVCFALFTRVDGFTGYLAVSALFGLVGSSMFDAARNAAVADVTPPERRSRAYGLVRVGGNAGWALGPLVAGLAASAAGGTGGTYRALFLGTAALTAAVMCVLALLLRESRPVISSRDEPGSSPRLLFKALSDGSFLALLGCGVLLYYVFTQDWQSLPIYAKDFLGVPDGRVGLFLGANGVVVIALQMPVSRLIDRSSKRTALLCGAALFAASALTLLLTSSFAGILVAFAGFFTLAEMVVEVAGPALTAGLAPPALRGTYLSLFGACYGVAYGISPVVAGVLLQERLPEVIWALQIAAALLAASLLLSLRGKRPAPPPDSLR, encoded by the coding sequence TTGAGGGGCGGGAACTTCGACCGGCGGGTCTGGCTGCTCACCGGGGCGATGCTCGCCTTCCGGTTCGGCCAGGGTCTCTACTATCCGTTCTCCACGATCTACTTCCACGACGTCGTCGGCATCCCGCTCTCGCTGGTCGGGGTGGGCCTCGGGGTGCTCGCCGCGGCGAGCGTCCTCTCGGGCCTCTTCTCGGGCCCCCTCTCCGACCGCCACGGCCGCAGACCGCTGATGCTCCTCTCCCTGGCGGGCAGCGCGGTCTGCTTCGCGCTTTTCACCCGCGTCGATGGCTTCACCGGATACCTGGCGGTCTCGGCCCTTTTCGGGCTCGTCGGCTCCTCGATGTTCGACGCCGCACGCAACGCGGCGGTCGCCGACGTAACGCCCCCGGAGCGGCGCTCGCGAGCCTACGGGCTGGTGCGGGTCGGGGGGAACGCAGGATGGGCCCTGGGGCCGCTGGTCGCCGGGCTCGCCGCCTCGGCGGCCGGAGGAACGGGCGGTACCTACCGTGCGCTCTTTCTGGGCACCGCGGCGCTCACGGCGGCCGTGATGTGCGTTCTGGCACTGTTGCTGCGCGAGTCGCGTCCGGTGATCTCTTCCAGGGACGAGCCTGGCTCCTCACCACGCCTGCTGTTCAAAGCCCTCTCCGACGGGTCATTTCTCGCCCTGCTCGGCTGCGGCGTCCTCCTCTACTACGTCTTCACCCAGGACTGGCAGTCGCTCCCGATCTACGCGAAGGACTTCCTCGGCGTACCGGACGGCCGGGTGGGACTCTTCCTCGGCGCGAACGGAGTGGTCGTGATCGCGCTGCAGATGCCCGTCTCCCGCCTCATAGACCGCTCCTCGAAGCGCACCGCGCTCCTGTGCGGGGCCGCGCTCTTCGCCGCCTCCGCGCTCACGCTGCTCCTCACCTCCTCCTTTGCCGGGATACTCGTCGCGTTCGCAGGCTTCTTCACCCTCGCGGAGATGGTGGTTGAGGTCGCCGGCCCCGCGCTCACCGCCGGCCTGGCTCCCCCAGCACTGCGCGGCACCTACCTCTCGCTCTTCGGAGCCTGTTACGGGGTCGCCTACGGGATAAGCCCGGTGGTAGCCGGGGTCCTGCTACAGGAGAGGCTCCCGGAGGTCATCTGGGCGCTGCAGATCGCTGCGGCGCTCCTCGCCGCCTCCCTGCTCCTCTCGCTCCGTGGGAAAAGGCCGGCGCCCCCTCCCGATAGCCTGAGATAG
- a CDS encoding dihydrofolate reductase family protein, with translation MRKLIASEFVSLDGIMENPSWTFKFPSKEQEDFKFAELSAAGALLLGRVTYEGFAAAWPNMSEQAGEYADMMNGYPKYVVSKTLEAPLEWSNSTLLRGDVAEEVSALKEQPGRDVLIFGSGELVNALMEHDLIDEYRLMVFPIVAGGGKRLFGDRVEAKVMEHVGTETFGSGVIVLTYRPASE, from the coding sequence GTGAGAAAGCTGATCGCCTCGGAGTTCGTGTCGCTGGACGGGATCATGGAGAACCCGAGCTGGACCTTCAAGTTCCCCAGCAAGGAGCAGGAGGATTTCAAGTTCGCCGAGCTCTCCGCAGCCGGTGCCCTCCTGCTGGGGAGGGTAACCTACGAGGGCTTCGCCGCGGCTTGGCCCAACATGAGCGAGCAGGCCGGGGAGTACGCCGACATGATGAACGGCTACCCTAAGTACGTGGTCTCGAAAACTCTCGAGGCGCCCCTCGAGTGGAGCAACTCGACCCTGCTCAGAGGCGACGTGGCCGAAGAGGTCTCCGCGCTGAAGGAGCAGCCGGGCAGAGACGTCCTGATCTTCGGCAGCGGTGAGCTGGTGAACGCTCTGATGGAGCACGACCTCATAGACGAGTACCGGCTGATGGTCTTCCCTATCGTAGCAGGAGGCGGGAAACGTCTCTTCGGTGACCGCGTCGAGGCAAAGGTGATGGAGCACGTAGGGACTGAGACTTTCGGTTCGGGCGTCATCGTCCTCACCTACCGTCCTGCAAGCGAGTAG
- a CDS encoding MBL fold metallo-hydrolase, whose translation MAESPERIAPGVYRVDAVGIPNAVNVLLLENDDGWTLVDTGVASSVKRIREALGALGSGPEEIRRIFLTHQHSDHTGGLPGTLQIAPQAEVGAAEREAEVISGRRPPDVQEGRLLRLMSSRTALPTAPVGKVLREGDLVSGFRIIATPGHTLGHVSLLRDADGLLFTADAFGCMPRRLRVGVRRAFCTDYELARRSARKLLEEEFATVVFSHGGTLRAGARAALRAALERS comes from the coding sequence ATGGCCGAATCCCCGGAGAGGATAGCGCCGGGCGTATACAGGGTGGATGCGGTAGGGATCCCGAACGCGGTCAACGTGCTGCTGCTCGAGAACGACGACGGCTGGACGCTCGTCGATACCGGCGTCGCGAGCAGCGTGAAGCGCATCCGGGAGGCGCTCGGCGCGCTCGGCTCCGGACCGGAGGAGATAAGGCGCATCTTCCTCACCCACCAGCACTCCGATCACACCGGAGGGCTGCCCGGCACGCTGCAGATCGCACCGCAGGCCGAGGTCGGGGCCGCAGAGCGCGAGGCCGAGGTGATCTCCGGCAGGAGGCCGCCCGACGTGCAGGAGGGACGGCTGCTGCGCCTGATGTCCTCCAGGACAGCCCTCCCCACGGCGCCGGTCGGCAAGGTCCTGCGCGAAGGCGATCTCGTCTCGGGGTTCCGGATCATCGCGACGCCGGGGCACACTCTGGGGCACGTCTCGCTCCTGCGCGACGCCGACGGGCTGCTCTTCACCGCCGACGCCTTCGGATGCATGCCACGCAGGCTCCGCGTCGGGGTGCGCCGCGCGTTCTGCACGGACTACGAGCTCGCGCGCCGCTCGGCCCGTAAGCTCCTCGAAGAGGAGTTCGCGACGGTCGTCTTCTCCCACGGCGGGACGCTGCGCGCCGGTGCCCGGGCCGCGCTGCGAGCCGCACTGGAGAGGTCGTGA
- a CDS encoding aldo/keto reductase encodes MEYRKIGSLSVSVVGLGCNNFGWRLDERETAGVVAAALDAGVNFFDTADTYGGTRSEEFLGRALGSRREEAVIATKFGSEIDEERKGAHPDYIRRAVEDSLRRLGTDYIDLYQLHRPDPEVPIGETLAALDELVKAGKVREIGCSNFSADQLREAGEAVRDGAARFVSVQNEYSLLHREPEREVLPECERQGMAFLPYFPLANGLLTGKYRRGRPVPEGTRIAGSERSGKLLSEENLGVVERLIAFSEERGHTILDLAFSWLLSRPTVASVIAGATSPEQVRSNASAAGWRLTGDDLAALDGILPA; translated from the coding sequence ATGGAGTACAGGAAGATCGGCTCGCTCTCGGTCTCGGTCGTCGGGCTGGGATGCAACAACTTCGGGTGGCGGCTCGACGAGCGTGAGACCGCAGGCGTGGTCGCCGCCGCGCTCGATGCGGGCGTAAACTTCTTCGACACCGCCGACACCTACGGCGGGACCAGAAGCGAGGAGTTCCTCGGACGGGCGCTCGGCTCCCGGCGCGAGGAAGCCGTGATCGCCACCAAGTTCGGCAGCGAGATCGACGAGGAGCGAAAGGGAGCCCACCCCGACTACATCCGGCGGGCCGTCGAGGACAGCCTCAGGCGCCTCGGCACCGACTACATAGACCTCTACCAGCTCCACCGGCCTGACCCGGAGGTGCCGATAGGAGAGACGCTCGCCGCGCTCGACGAACTGGTGAAGGCGGGGAAGGTGCGTGAGATCGGCTGCTCGAACTTCTCCGCCGACCAGCTCCGGGAGGCCGGGGAGGCGGTGCGCGACGGGGCGGCGCGATTCGTGAGCGTCCAGAACGAGTACAGCCTGCTCCACCGCGAACCGGAGCGGGAGGTGCTCCCCGAGTGCGAGCGGCAGGGAATGGCCTTCCTCCCGTACTTCCCACTCGCCAACGGCCTCCTCACGGGCAAGTACCGCCGGGGGCGGCCCGTGCCGGAGGGAACCCGCATAGCCGGAAGCGAACGCTCCGGGAAGCTCCTTTCGGAGGAAAACCTGGGGGTGGTCGAGAGGCTGATCGCCTTCTCCGAGGAGCGGGGACACACCATCCTCGACCTCGCCTTCTCCTGGCTCCTCTCCCGCCCCACGGTCGCCTCGGTCATCGCGGGGGCGACCTCGCCGGAGCAGGTGAGGAGCAACGCCTCCGCCGCCGGGTGGCGGCTTACCGGCGACGACCTGGCCGCGTTAGACGGCATCCTGCCGGCGTAG
- a CDS encoding phytoene desaturase family protein, which yields MSGRYDAIVVGAGHNGLIAAAYLARAGLRVLVLERREIIGGATVTEEIWPGYRLSTCSYVCSLLLPEVVKDLDLPRHGYSVRPLDPQYFVPFPDGRYMISHLDTERTKREIARFSGKDAENYDAYQAMWDRIIGRMRPLMLGPAPSPAQLEAAFSGPEGEEDWRTLTKSSVAEVLDRFFESEEVKAPLCVGGVIGTNAGPRDPGTAYVKFHHVLGSVGGHQGAWGYVRGGMGEVAEAIASSAREHGAEILTGAEVERVELDEGDVRGVVLSDGRSFEADTILSSADPHRTFLGMVGEERLPQELVEGVRRLPVKGSVVKVFLALGELPDFEALPGREVGPQHTGAIVINPSIDYLQRAWEDCARGQPSQRPFLEAYIQSATEDGLAPPGRHVMSIFSQYAPYDLAEGSWGERREEIGENIVATLAQYAPNLPGAVERMEVLGPREIEEKIGITGGNIFHGEMRPEFMFSGRPAPGLDGYRTPLRGLYLCGAGVWPGGAVFGAPGRNCALEVLRDAKRG from the coding sequence GTGAGCGGTCGCTACGACGCGATAGTCGTGGGGGCGGGGCACAACGGCCTCATCGCCGCGGCCTACCTGGCCCGTGCGGGGCTGCGCGTCCTGGTCCTCGAGCGGCGGGAGATCATCGGTGGGGCGACGGTCACCGAGGAGATCTGGCCCGGCTACCGCCTCTCGACCTGCTCTTACGTGTGCAGCCTGCTCCTCCCCGAGGTGGTAAAGGACCTCGACCTCCCGCGCCACGGCTACAGCGTCCGGCCGCTCGACCCGCAGTACTTCGTCCCCTTCCCGGACGGGCGGTACATGATCTCCCACCTCGATACCGAACGAACGAAGCGGGAGATCGCCAGATTCTCCGGGAAGGACGCCGAAAACTACGACGCCTACCAGGCGATGTGGGACCGCATCATCGGCCGCATGCGCCCACTCATGCTCGGCCCTGCCCCATCTCCCGCGCAGCTGGAGGCGGCCTTCTCCGGCCCGGAGGGCGAAGAGGACTGGCGCACCCTCACCAAGTCCAGCGTCGCGGAGGTACTCGACCGCTTCTTCGAGTCCGAGGAGGTCAAGGCCCCGCTGTGCGTGGGGGGTGTGATCGGGACGAACGCCGGGCCGCGTGACCCCGGCACCGCCTACGTCAAGTTCCACCACGTCCTGGGCAGCGTCGGGGGACATCAGGGCGCCTGGGGCTACGTACGCGGCGGGATGGGTGAGGTCGCGGAGGCGATCGCCTCCTCCGCCAGGGAGCACGGGGCCGAGATCCTCACCGGAGCAGAGGTCGAGCGGGTGGAGCTCGACGAAGGGGACGTGCGCGGCGTCGTCCTCTCCGACGGCCGTTCTTTCGAGGCGGATACCATTCTCTCGAGCGCCGACCCGCACCGGACCTTCCTCGGGATGGTGGGGGAGGAGAGGCTGCCGCAGGAACTCGTCGAGGGCGTGAGGCGGCTGCCGGTGAAGGGCTCTGTAGTAAAGGTCTTCCTGGCGCTCGGCGAGCTCCCGGACTTCGAGGCCCTGCCCGGCAGGGAGGTCGGACCGCAGCACACCGGCGCGATCGTCATAAACCCCTCCATTGACTACCTGCAGAGAGCGTGGGAGGATTGCGCGCGCGGCCAACCCTCGCAGAGGCCATTCCTTGAGGCGTACATCCAGAGCGCGACCGAAGACGGGCTCGCGCCTCCGGGCAGGCACGTGATGAGCATCTTCTCCCAGTACGCCCCCTACGACCTGGCTGAAGGCAGCTGGGGGGAGAGGCGTGAGGAGATCGGCGAGAACATCGTCGCGACCCTCGCGCAGTACGCGCCGAACCTCCCCGGAGCGGTCGAACGCATGGAGGTACTCGGCCCGCGCGAGATCGAGGAGAAGATCGGGATCACCGGCGGCAACATCTTCCACGGCGAGATGCGGCCGGAGTTTATGTTCTCCGGGAGGCCCGCGCCGGGGCTGGACGGCTACCGCACGCCACTCCGCGGACTCTACCTCTGCGGGGCCGGGGTCTGGCCCGGCGGGGCGGTCTTCGGGGCGCCGGGGCGCAACTGCGCGCTCGAGGTGCTGCGGGACGCGAAGCGGGGTTGA